One genomic segment of Pseudomonas fortuita includes these proteins:
- the rplT gene encoding 50S ribosomal protein L20, translating into MARVKRGVIARKRHKKILKLAKGYYGARSRVFRVAKQAVIKAGQYAYRDRRQKKRQFRALWIARINAGARNNGLSYSRLIAGLKKASIEIDRKVLADLAVNEKAAFAAIVEKAKAVLA; encoded by the coding sequence ATGGCTCGTGTTAAGCGTGGCGTCATCGCTCGTAAGCGTCACAAGAAAATTCTGAAACTGGCTAAAGGTTACTACGGTGCACGCTCGCGCGTATTCCGCGTAGCCAAGCAAGCGGTCATCAAGGCAGGCCAATACGCCTACCGCGACCGTCGCCAGAAGAAGCGTCAGTTCCGCGCACTGTGGATCGCTCGTATCAACGCCGGTGCCCGCAATAACGGTCTGTCCTACAGCCGTCTGATTGCTGGCCTGAAAAAGGCTTCGATCGAAATCGACCGTAAGGTTCTGGCCGATCTGGCAGTGAACGAAAAAGCGGCGTTTGCTGCGATTGTCGAGAAAGCTAAAGCCGTTCTGGCTTAA
- the rpmI gene encoding 50S ribosomal protein L35: MPKMKTKSGAAKRFLKTASGFKHKHAFKSHILTKMSTKRKRQLRGASLLHPSDVAKVERMLRVR, translated from the coding sequence ATGCCAAAAATGAAAACCAAAAGCGGTGCTGCGAAGCGCTTCCTGAAGACAGCTTCGGGCTTCAAGCACAAGCACGCTTTCAAGAGCCACATCCTGACCAAAATGTCGACCAAGCGTAAGCGTCAACTGCGCGGTGCCAGCTTGCTGCACCCGTCTGACGTGGCAAAAGTCGAGCGCATGCTGCGCGTTCGTTAA
- the pheT gene encoding phenylalanine--tRNA ligase subunit beta produces the protein MKFSEQWLRGWVNPQVSRDELVARLSMAGLEVDSVTPAAGQFSGIVVGEILATEQHPDADKLRVCQVSNGQETFQVVCGAPNARPGIKVPFAMIGAELSGDFKIKKAKLRGVESFGMLCSAAELEISEENDGLLELAADAPVGENIRTYLSLDDASIEIGLTPNRGDCLSIAGLARDVSALYDTPVTRPVVPAVAPAHDEVRPVEVSAPAACPRYLGRVIRNVDLSKPTPLWMVERLRRSDVRSIDAAVDITNYVMLELGQPMHAFDLAEINGGIRVRMAEEGEKLVLLDGQEVALRADTLVIADHTRALAIAGVMGGEHSGVNTEKTRDLFLESAFFEPISVAGKARSYGLHTDASHRYERGVDSQLAREAIERATQLLLDIVGGEAGPVVEAVSEQHLPKVAPVTLRAERITQMLGMEMDPAQVEQLLNALELTTTKSGGSEGVAQWTVNVPSHRFDISLEVDLIEELARLYGYNNLPVRYPQARLAPKGKPETRGDLPTLRRLLVARGYQEAITYSFIDPKLFELFSPGVEPLLLANPISSDMAAMRASLWPGLVKALQHNLNRQQDRVRLFESGLRFVGQLGDLQQQPMIAGVITGSRLPEGWANGRDGVDFFDVKADVEALLGYSGALSDFTFSAGKHPALHPGQTAAIERDGKLVGYLGAIHPELAKALGLDRPVFLFELVLGDVVEGRLPKFSELSKFPETRRDLALIAGRDVASSAVLELIRDNAGEWLTDLRLFDVYQGKGIDPDRKSLAVGLTWQHPSRTLNDDEVNTTLQNILTSLEQRLNTTLRK, from the coding sequence ATGAAATTCAGTGAACAGTGGCTGCGCGGTTGGGTAAACCCGCAAGTCTCCCGTGACGAACTGGTCGCCCGCCTGTCCATGGCCGGCCTCGAAGTCGACAGCGTTACCCCCGCTGCCGGCCAGTTCAGCGGCATTGTCGTGGGCGAAATCCTCGCCACCGAACAGCACCCGGACGCCGACAAGCTGCGCGTGTGCCAGGTGAGCAACGGCCAGGAAACTTTCCAGGTCGTGTGCGGCGCCCCTAACGCCCGCCCAGGCATCAAGGTGCCGTTCGCCATGATCGGCGCCGAGCTGTCTGGCGACTTCAAGATCAAGAAGGCCAAGCTGCGCGGCGTCGAGTCCTTCGGCATGCTGTGCTCGGCGGCCGAGCTGGAAATCAGCGAAGAGAACGACGGCCTGCTGGAGTTGGCGGCTGATGCCCCGGTTGGCGAAAACATTCGCACCTACCTGAGCTTGGACGACGCCAGCATCGAGATCGGCCTGACGCCCAACCGCGGTGACTGCCTGTCCATCGCCGGCCTGGCCCGCGACGTCAGCGCGTTGTACGACACCCCGGTCACCCGCCCGGTGGTGCCTGCCGTAGCGCCTGCCCACGACGAAGTGCGCCCGGTGGAGGTCAGCGCCCCGGCTGCCTGCCCACGCTACCTGGGCCGCGTTATCCGTAACGTCGACCTGAGCAAGCCGACCCCACTGTGGATGGTCGAACGCCTGCGCCGCAGCGACGTGCGCAGCATCGACGCTGCCGTCGACATCACCAACTACGTGATGCTCGAACTCGGCCAGCCGATGCACGCCTTCGACCTGGCAGAAATCAACGGCGGCATCCGCGTACGCATGGCCGAAGAGGGCGAAAAACTCGTCCTGCTCGACGGCCAGGAAGTTGCCCTGCGCGCAGACACCCTGGTAATCGCCGACCACACCCGCGCCCTGGCCATCGCCGGCGTCATGGGTGGCGAGCACAGCGGTGTGAACACCGAAAAAACCCGCGACCTGTTCCTGGAAAGCGCCTTCTTCGAGCCGATTTCCGTTGCCGGTAAAGCCCGTTCCTACGGCCTGCACACCGATGCCTCGCACCGCTACGAGCGCGGCGTCGACTCGCAGCTGGCCCGCGAAGCTATCGAGCGCGCCACCCAGCTGCTGCTGGACATCGTTGGCGGCGAAGCCGGCCCGGTCGTTGAAGCTGTCAGCGAGCAACACCTGCCAAAAGTGGCCCCCGTCACCCTGCGCGCCGAACGCATCACCCAGATGCTCGGCATGGAAATGGACCCAGCCCAGGTCGAGCAACTGCTCAACGCTCTGGAGCTGACCACCACCAAGAGTGGCGGCTCTGAAGGTGTAGCGCAGTGGACCGTCAACGTCCCGAGCCACCGCTTCGACATCAGCCTGGAAGTGGACCTGATCGAAGAGCTGGCCCGCCTGTACGGCTACAACAACCTGCCGGTTCGCTACCCGCAAGCCCGCCTGGCGCCAAAAGGCAAGCCGGAAACCCGCGGTGACCTGCCGACCCTGCGCCGCCTGCTGGTTGCCCGCGGCTACCAGGAAGCCATCACCTACAGTTTCATCGACCCGAAACTGTTCGAACTGTTCAGCCCGGGCGTAGAGCCGCTGTTGCTGGCCAACCCCATTTCCAGCGACATGGCCGCCATGCGCGCCTCGCTGTGGCCGGGCCTGGTCAAGGCACTGCAGCACAACCTGAACCGCCAGCAAGACCGCGTGCGCCTGTTCGAAAGCGGCCTGCGCTTCGTCGGCCAACTGGGTGACCTGCAACAGCAGCCAATGATTGCCGGCGTAATCACCGGCAGCCGCCTGCCAGAAGGCTGGGCCAACGGCCGCGACGGCGTCGACTTCTTCGACGTAAAAGCCGACGTCGAAGCCCTGCTGGGCTACTCCGGCGCCCTGAGCGACTTCACCTTCAGCGCCGGCAAACACCCAGCCCTGCACCCAGGCCAGACCGCCGCCATCGAGCGCGACGGCAAACTGGTCGGCTACCTTGGCGCCATCCACCCAGAGCTGGCCAAAGCCCTGGGCCTGGATCGCCCGGTGTTCCTGTTCGAGCTGGTGCTGGGCGATGTGGTCGAAGGCCGCCTGCCGAAATTCAGCGAGCTGTCCAAGTTCCCGGAAACCCGTCGCGACCTGGCTTTGATTGCAGGACGTGATGTAGCTTCTAGCGCGGTGCTTGAATTAATTCGTGACAATGCAGGCGAATGGCTCACAGACCTCAGGCTGTTTGATGTCTACCAAGGTAAAGGCATTGATCCTGATAGAAAAAGCCTTGCCGTTGGCTTGACCTGGCAGCATCCATCGCGCACTCTTAACGACGATGAGGTGAACACTACCCTGCAAAACATCCTCACCTCGCTCGAACAAAGGTTGAACACCACGTTAAGGAAATAA
- the pheS gene encoding phenylalanine--tRNA ligase subunit alpha: MENLDALVSQALEAVERAEDINALEQIRVNYLGKKGELTQVMKTLGNLPAEERPKVGALINDAKERVTVVLNARKAAFEEAELSARLAAECIDVTLPGRGQATGGLHPITRTLERIEQFFTHIGYGIAEGPEVEDDYHNFEALNIPGHHPARAMHDTFYFNANMLLRTHTSPVQVRTMESTQPPIRIVCPGRVYRCDSDITHSPMFHQVEGLLIDRDINFADLKGTIEEFLRVFFEKELAVRFRPSFFPFTEPSAEVDIQCVMCSGNGCRVCKQTGWLEVMGCGMVHPSVLRMSGIDPEEFQGFAFGMGAERLAMLRYGVNDLRLFFDNDLRFLAQFR, from the coding sequence ATGGAAAACCTGGATGCGCTGGTCTCCCAAGCCCTAGAGGCCGTGGAGCGCGCTGAAGACATCAATGCCCTGGAACAGATCCGGGTTAATTATCTCGGCAAGAAGGGCGAACTGACCCAGGTGATGAAGACCCTGGGCAACCTGCCAGCCGAAGAGCGGCCGAAAGTCGGCGCGCTGATCAACGACGCCAAAGAGCGCGTCACCGTTGTGCTCAATGCCCGCAAGGCTGCCTTTGAAGAAGCCGAGCTCAGCGCTCGCCTGGCTGCCGAATGCATTGACGTCACCCTGCCAGGCCGCGGCCAGGCCACCGGTGGCCTGCACCCGATCACCCGTACACTCGAGCGCATCGAGCAGTTCTTCACCCACATCGGCTACGGCATTGCCGAAGGCCCAGAGGTCGAAGACGACTACCACAACTTCGAAGCGCTCAACATCCCTGGCCACCACCCGGCGCGGGCGATGCACGATACCTTCTACTTCAATGCCAACATGCTGCTGCGCACCCACACCTCGCCGGTGCAGGTGCGGACCATGGAGTCCACCCAGCCGCCCATCCGCATTGTATGCCCGGGCCGCGTATACCGCTGTGACTCGGATATCACCCACTCGCCGATGTTCCACCAGGTCGAAGGCCTGCTGATCGATCGCGATATCAACTTCGCCGACCTCAAGGGCACTATCGAAGAATTCCTGCGGGTGTTCTTCGAAAAAGAACTGGCGGTGCGTTTCCGCCCGTCGTTCTTCCCCTTCACCGAGCCGTCCGCCGAAGTCGACATCCAGTGCGTGATGTGTTCCGGCAACGGCTGCCGCGTGTGCAAGCAAACCGGCTGGCTGGAAGTGATGGGCTGCGGCATGGTGCACCCGAGCGTGCTGCGCATGTCCGGCATCGACCCTGAAGAGTTCCAGGGCTTCGCCTTCGGCATGGGCGCCGAGCGCCTGGCCATGCTGCGCTATGGCGTCAACGATTTGCGTCTGTTCTTCGACAACGACCTGCGGTTCCTTGCCCAATTCCGCTAG
- the infC gene encoding translation initiation factor IF-3, with protein MTIKREMRNDKRAVPKAPINENISAREVRLIGADGEQVGIVSIDEALRIADEAKLDLVEISADAVPPVCKVMDYGKHLFEKKKQANEAKKNQKQIQIKEIKFRPGTEDGDYQVKLRNLVRFLTDGDKAKISLRFRGREMAHQELGMELLKRVENDLLEYGTVEQHPKMEGRQLMMVIAPKKKK; from the coding sequence ATGACTATTAAGCGTGAAATGAGAAACGATAAGCGTGCTGTACCGAAGGCCCCGATCAACGAGAATATCTCGGCCCGCGAGGTTCGGTTAATTGGCGCAGACGGCGAGCAGGTTGGCATCGTCTCGATTGATGAAGCGCTGCGTATCGCTGATGAAGCGAAGCTGGACCTGGTAGAAATCTCTGCAGACGCGGTACCGCCCGTCTGCAAGGTCATGGACTACGGCAAGCACCTCTTCGAGAAGAAGAAGCAGGCCAACGAAGCCAAGAAAAACCAGAAGCAGATCCAGATCAAAGAAATCAAGTTTCGTCCAGGGACGGAGGATGGGGATTACCAGGTAAAACTACGCAACCTGGTACGTTTCCTTACCGATGGGGACAAGGCCAAGATCTCTCTGAGATTCCGTGGTCGTGAGATGGCCCACCAGGAGCTGGGCATGGAGTTGTTGAAGCGGGTTGAAAATGACCTGCTTGAATACGGCACCGTTGAGCAGCATCCGAAGATGGAAGGACGCCAGCTTATGATGGTCATCGCCCCCAAGAAAAAGAAGTAA
- a CDS encoding cold-shock protein, which yields MSNRQTGTVKWFNDEKGFGFITPQGGGDDLFVHFKAIESDGFKSLKEGQTVSFVAERGQKGMQAAQVRPE from the coding sequence ATGTCCAATCGCCAAACCGGCACCGTCAAATGGTTCAATGATGAGAAAGGCTTCGGCTTCATCACCCCACAAGGCGGCGGCGACGACCTGTTCGTTCACTTCAAAGCCATCGAATCCGACGGCTTCAAGAGCCTGAAAGAAGGTCAGACTGTTTCCTTCGTCGCCGAGCGCGGTCAGAAGGGCATGCAGGCTGCTCAGGTTCGTCCGGAGTAA
- the thrS gene encoding threonine--tRNA ligase, which yields MPIITLPDGSQRSFDHAVSVADVAASIGAGLAKATVAGKVDGKLVDACDLISHDATLQIITPKDEEGLEIIRHSCAHLVGHAVKQLYPTAKMVIGPVIDEGFYYDIAYERPFTPEDMAAIEKRMMELIEKDYDVVKKVTPRAEVIDVFKARGEDYKLRLVEDMPDEQAMGLYYHEEYVDMCRGPHVPNTRFLKAFKLTKLSGAYWRGDAKNEQLQRVYGTAWADKKQLAAYVQRIEEAEKRDHRKIGKQLDLFHLQEEAPGMVFWHANGWTVYQVLEQYMRQVQRANGYLEIKTPQVVDRILWERSGHWSNYAENMFTTSSESRDYAVKPMNCPCHVQVFNQGLKSYRDLPLRLAEFGACHRNEPSGALHGIMRVRGFVQDDAHIFCTEDQVKKEAADFIKLTLDVYKDFGFSDIAMKLSTRPAKRVGSEELWDRAESALADALNESGLEWEYQPGEGAFYGPKIEFTLRDCLGRNWQCGTLQYDPNLPERLDASYIAEDNSRVRPVMLHRAILGSFERFIGMLIEHYAGVFPAWLAPTQAVIMNITDKQADFALEVEKSLNGSGFRAKSDLRNEKIGFKIREHTLLKVPYLLVIGDREVETQTVAVRTREGADLGSMPVAQFAELLTQAVSRRGRQESE from the coding sequence ATGCCCATTATTACTCTTCCCGATGGCAGTCAACGTTCGTTTGACCACGCCGTATCCGTCGCCGACGTAGCCGCATCCATCGGTGCCGGCCTGGCCAAGGCTACGGTCGCCGGCAAGGTCGATGGCAAACTGGTCGACGCGTGCGACCTGATCAGCCACGACGCCACCCTGCAGATCATCACCCCTAAAGATGAAGAGGGACTGGAGATCATCCGTCACTCGTGCGCCCACTTGGTCGGCCACGCAGTGAAGCAGCTGTACCCGACCGCCAAGATGGTCATCGGCCCGGTTATCGATGAAGGCTTCTATTACGACATCGCCTACGAGCGCCCCTTCACCCCTGAAGACATGGCTGCCATCGAAAAGCGCATGATGGAGCTGATCGAGAAAGACTACGACGTGGTCAAGAAAGTGACCCCGCGCGCCGAAGTCATCGATGTGTTCAAGGCCCGTGGCGAAGACTACAAGCTGCGCCTGGTCGAGGACATGCCGGATGAGCAGGCCATGGGCCTGTATTATCACGAAGAATATGTCGACATGTGCCGTGGCCCGCACGTGCCGAACACCCGCTTCCTCAAGGCATTCAAGCTGACCAAGCTGTCCGGTGCCTACTGGCGCGGTGATGCCAAGAACGAGCAGCTGCAGCGCGTGTACGGCACCGCCTGGGCCGACAAAAAGCAGCTGGCTGCCTACGTTCAGCGCATCGAAGAAGCCGAAAAACGCGACCATCGCAAGATCGGCAAGCAGCTCGACTTGTTCCACCTGCAGGAAGAAGCCCCGGGCATGGTGTTCTGGCATGCCAACGGCTGGACTGTATACCAGGTGCTTGAGCAGTACATGCGCCAGGTTCAGCGCGCCAACGGCTACCTGGAAATCAAGACCCCGCAGGTTGTTGACCGTATTCTCTGGGAGCGTTCCGGGCATTGGTCCAACTACGCCGAGAACATGTTCACCACGTCGTCGGAAAGCCGTGACTACGCGGTAAAACCGATGAACTGCCCGTGCCACGTGCAGGTGTTCAACCAGGGCCTGAAAAGCTACCGCGACCTGCCGCTGCGCCTGGCCGAGTTTGGTGCCTGCCACCGTAACGAGCCGTCCGGCGCCCTGCACGGCATCATGCGCGTGCGTGGCTTCGTGCAGGACGACGCGCACATCTTCTGCACCGAAGACCAGGTGAAGAAAGAAGCCGCCGACTTCATCAAGCTGACCCTGGACGTGTACAAAGACTTCGGCTTCAGCGATATCGCCATGAAGTTGTCCACCCGTCCGGCCAAGCGTGTCGGTTCTGAAGAGCTGTGGGACCGTGCCGAATCGGCACTGGCCGACGCCCTGAACGAATCGGGCCTGGAGTGGGAATACCAGCCAGGCGAGGGCGCTTTCTATGGCCCGAAAATCGAGTTTACCTTGCGCGACTGCCTCGGCCGTAACTGGCAGTGTGGTACCCTGCAGTACGACCCGAACCTGCCAGAGCGTCTGGATGCCAGCTATATCGCCGAAGATAACAGCCGTGTTCGCCCGGTCATGCTGCACCGCGCCATCCTCGGTTCGTTCGAGCGCTTTATCGGCATGCTGATCGAGCACTACGCTGGCGTGTTCCCGGCGTGGCTGGCACCGACCCAGGCGGTGATCATGAATATCACCGACAAACAGGCCGATTTCGCCCTCGAGGTTGAGAAATCTCTGAACGGTAGCGGTTTCCGTGCCAAGTCGGACTTGAGAAATGAGAAGATCGGCTTTAAAATCCGCGAGCATACTTTGCTCAAGGTCCCGTACCTTTTGGTTATAGGGGATCGCGAAGTCGAAACGCAGACCGTTGCAGTGCGTACTCGCGAAGGCGCAGACCTGGGCTCCATGCCCGTCGCCCAATTCGCTGAGCTTCTGACACAAGCGGTTTCCCGGCGTGGTCGCCAAGAATCGGAGTAA
- a CDS encoding I78 family peptidase inhibitor → MFRTRAYLATLAVAAVLAGCSTGGNADGGAVPASPVANDGRCDASGADFAIGKPASAELLEQARKASGSQMARILKPHDVVTLEYRSERLNLNVDEQGKVTRVNCG, encoded by the coding sequence ATGTTCCGTACCCGTGCTTACCTGGCAACCCTGGCGGTGGCTGCTGTCCTGGCTGGTTGCAGCACTGGTGGCAACGCCGATGGTGGTGCTGTGCCAGCTTCGCCTGTAGCCAATGACGGCCGCTGCGATGCCAGTGGCGCCGATTTTGCCATTGGCAAGCCTGCCAGCGCCGAGCTGCTGGAGCAGGCACGCAAGGCCAGTGGCTCGCAGATGGCACGCATTCTCAAGCCGCACGACGTGGTAACCCTGGAGTACCGCTCCGAACGCCTGAACCTGAACGTGGACGAGCAGGGCAAGGTAACCCGCGTCAACTGCGGTTGA